Sequence from the Burkholderia cepacia genome:
GAAGTGTCGGAGCTGTCGCAGACGGGTGTCACGCTGAGCGCGACCAACATCGGCGGCACGTCGATCCTGCCGCTGATCACGACGCGGCGCGCATCGACGACGGTGCAGATGAGCGACGGCGAATCGTTCGCGATCGGCGGGCTGATCAAGGACAACGTGACGGGCGCGCTGAAGGCACTCCCGGGCGTGGGCGAAGTGCCGGTGCTCGGCGCGCTGTTCCGCAGCACGTCGTTCCAGCAGGATCGCACGGAGCTGATCTTCCTGATCACGCCGCACCTGGTGAAGCCGCTGCAGACCGCCGACGTACCGCTGCCGACCGACAGCTTCACCCGGACGAACGAAGTCGACGTGTACGCGACGGGCGACATGGAAGGCCGCGGCGGGCTGCGCAAGCACGGCAGGGCGCCGGCGAGCGAGGCCGCGCCGGCGCAACCGCAGTCGCAGGCTCCTGCGCCGGTGCCGGCTCCGGCGCCCGCGCCGCAGTCGGACGAGCCCGCCGCCTCCGCCGCGCTGCCGGCGCCGCGCGCGCCGCACGCCGATCCGGCCGCGCAGCCGGCCGTGACGGCGCTGCCGGTGACGACGCAGGACGTGCCGGCCAAGCCGATCGCGTCGTCGTCGCCGGTGAAGGCTGTGCTGGCCAAGCAGTTCGCGGCAGCACCGTCGCCGGTGAAGGTCGAGCCGGCCAAGCCGGTCGCGGCAGCGCAGGCGCCGGTGAAGGTCGAGCCGGCCAAGCCGGTCGCGGCAACGCCGGCCCCGGTGAAGGCCGAACCGGCACCGGCCGCCGCCGCGGCACCGTCCACCGCCGACGCGACGGCGGCCCGCGTCGCCCGCATCGAGGCGGCCGCGGCCCGCATCGCCGCGGCGACCCAGGCGAACCCGCCGAGCCCGGCCAATCGCCACCCGCAACAGGTTGCCGGCGCGAACGCCGCGCCGTCGTCCACCGATCGTTGATGCCATCCAAGGGGACACTCATGAAATCCGCCTACCTCGTATTCGTGCGCCGTGCGGCGCTCGCCGCACCGCTTGCCTTCGCGCTTGCCGGCTGCATGTCGTCGACCCCGGTGTGGGACACCCGCTTCGGCGAATCGGTCCGCGCCGTGACGCAGGCCCAGATCATCGATCCGCATGCCGCGGAGCACGCGCCGAAGCCGGCCGTGTCGGGCAGCGCCGCGGCGTCGGCGCTCGACAACTACGACAAGTCGTTCCAGACGATCGAGCCGAAATCGAACACGTTCGTGATCGGCATCGGCAAGGCCACCCAGTAACGACAGTCAACCAGGGAGAGTGCCATGTCCCGCGTCGCTCAACATGCTCGAATCGCCGGTCGCGGCAAGCGCCGCCAGCGCGGTGCCGTCGCGATCATCGTCGGTCTTGCACTGGCGGTGATGATCGGGTTCGTCGGCCTGGCGCTGGATCTCGGCAAGCTGTACGTCACGCGCAGCGAACTGCAGAACAGCGCCGATGCATGCGCGCTGTCGGCTGCGCGTGACCTGACGAGCGCGATCAACCTGTCGATCGCGGAAGCGGACGGCATTACGGCCGGTCATCTGAATTACGCGTTTTTCCAGGGCGCGCCGGTGCAGCTCAACACCGATTCCAACGTGACCTTCAGCGATTCGCTGACCAATTCGTTCCTGCCGAAGGGTTCGGTCGGGTCGCCGTCGAGCATCAAGTACGTGCAGTGCACCGCGACGCTGAGCAACATCGCGCACTGGTTCATGCAAGTGCTGAACACCATGCCGGGAGTGAACATCGCGAACGCGTCGGTGTCGGCGATGGCCGTCGCGACGGTGGGCCCCGCGCAGACCAACTGCGCGATTCCCGTGTTCATCTGCAAGAAGGCGGGCGGCTACGCGCCCGGCAACTGGATCACCGCGCTGGGCGGCGCGACGTCGTGGTCGGGCGGGAATTTCGGCTGGGCGGCGCTCGACGGATCGAACAGCAATTCGTCGATCACCAACGAACTCACGGGCAACTACTGCGACCTGCCGTCGGGCACCGCGCAGATCGGCTCGCCCGGGAACATGTCCGCGAGCGCGGACGCGTGGAATACGCGTTTCGGCATCTACGGGCACGGCTTCAAGGCCCCGACGGCCGGGTCGAGCGGCAATACGCCGGACTTCACCGGCTATACGTACAACGCGGCGACGGGCTTCTCGCAGACGTCGAACCCCGACGCCGCACCCGACGCCTATGCGCATTTCTTGAATGACCGGTCGCAGAACCAGGTCTATCAGGGCGATTCGACCACCGGCATCAGCACCGCCGGAACGGCCCTGACCAAGAGCGGCTACCAGAGCTATGGCGCCGACCGCCGCATCGTGATCGCCCCCGAAGTCGATTGCTCGTCGTTGGGCACGGGCGGTGCTCACAAGACAGCCGTGCTGCAGTGGGACTGCGTGCTGATGCTGGATCCCGTGCAGTCGAACAGTTCCGGCGGTTCCGGCAGCATCACCGCGCACCTCGAATACCTCGGCTCGTCGAGCTCGGCGGCGAACAACCCATGTGCGTCGGAAGGCGTGCCGGGCGATTCCACGTCGGCCGGCCCGAAAGTGCCGATGCTCATCCAGTAACGGAGACGATCATGAAACGGTCCCCGCTTCGCCGTTCCCGCATGCGCGGTGTTGCTGCTGTCGAGTTCGCGTTCGTGCTGATCCCGCTCGTGCTGCTCGTCACCGGCGTGGCCGAGTTCGGCCGCGCGATCTACCAGTACGAGTCGCTGACCAAGTCGACGCGCAATGCCGCACGCTACCTGTCGACATTCCAGCCGAGCGACCCCGCCTATCCGATCGCGTCGGCGCAGTGTCTCGTCGTCTACGGCAGCACGACGTGCGGCTCGTCGGGCACCGAGCTCGCGCCCGGCCTGACGACTTCGATGGTGATCGTCTGCGACTCCGCGCACACGACGGGGTGCAGCGACACGTCCGATCCGTCGCAGTTCGCGAACCTGCCGACCTACGACTCGAACAACGGCGCATCGACCGGCACGCCGTCGGGCAGCATCAACGTCGTCGAAGTGAAGATCGCGGGCTACAAGTACCAGCCGATTCCCGCGTTCTACGGGTTGCAGGCCTTCACCTTCGGCAACATCGTCACCGTGATGAGGCAAGTGTCATGAAATCGCGCGCTCATGTCCCGCTGCGCCGCCGCATGCAACGCGGCGCGACTGCCGTCGAATTCGCGATGATCGCGGCGATCTTCTGCACCGTGCTGATCGGCATCTTCGAATTCGGCCGCGTGCTGTTCTACTGGAACACCGCGAGCGAAGCCGTGCGTCTCGGCGCGCGCACCGCGACGGTCTGCGATGCGGACGCGACGGTCATCAAGAAGCGCATCACGTCGCTGATGCCGCTCCTGAAGTCCGCGAACGTGGCGCTCAGCTACGCGCCGGCGGGCTGCGATTCCGATGCGGCCACCGCGCGGAGCACCTGCGAGTTCGTCACGGTGAGCGTGACGAACATCACCGTCACCACTCTGATTCCGTTCGTGAACGTCTCGGTCAGGATGCCGGCGTTCGCGACGACGCTGCCGCGCGAAAGCCTTGCGTCTTCGACGGGCGGAACGGTCTGCAATTAACCGAACTGGCGAGGGGAACAACATGATCAACATCCTCGTAGCTTCCGACGATACCGCGCGGCTC
This genomic interval carries:
- a CDS encoding pilus assembly protein TadG-related protein, whose protein sequence is MSRVAQHARIAGRGKRRQRGAVAIIVGLALAVMIGFVGLALDLGKLYVTRSELQNSADACALSAARDLTSAINLSIAEADGITAGHLNYAFFQGAPVQLNTDSNVTFSDSLTNSFLPKGSVGSPSSIKYVQCTATLSNIAHWFMQVLNTMPGVNIANASVSAMAVATVGPAQTNCAIPVFICKKAGGYAPGNWITALGGATSWSGGNFGWAALDGSNSNSSITNELTGNYCDLPSGTAQIGSPGNMSASADAWNTRFGIYGHGFKAPTAGSSGNTPDFTGYTYNAATGFSQTSNPDAAPDAYAHFLNDRSQNQVYQGDSTTGISTAGTALTKSGYQSYGADRRIVIAPEVDCSSLGTGGAHKTAVLQWDCVLMLDPVQSNSSGGSGSITAHLEYLGSSSSAANNPCASEGVPGDSTSAGPKVPMLIQ
- a CDS encoding TadE/TadG family type IV pilus assembly protein, which produces MKRSPLRRSRMRGVAAVEFAFVLIPLVLLVTGVAEFGRAIYQYESLTKSTRNAARYLSTFQPSDPAYPIASAQCLVVYGSTTCGSSGTELAPGLTTSMVIVCDSAHTTGCSDTSDPSQFANLPTYDSNNGASTGTPSGSINVVEVKIAGYKYQPIPAFYGLQAFTFGNIVTVMRQVS
- a CDS encoding TadE/TadG family type IV pilus assembly protein, whose product is MKSRAHVPLRRRMQRGATAVEFAMIAAIFCTVLIGIFEFGRVLFYWNTASEAVRLGARTATVCDADATVIKKRITSLMPLLKSANVALSYAPAGCDSDAATARSTCEFVTVSVTNITVTTLIPFVNVSVRMPAFATTLPRESLASSTGGTVCN